CCTTCCTCGAAGAGAAGCACAACGAGATGAAACACAAGGGCCTCGACTACCACAAGTTCTCCGGCTAGACGTTCTCGTCGTTTTCGTCTCTTTTAGGCTGTTTTTGCACTACGATCCGCCCAGCGGTGCTGTCTGCCGTCGTAGTCGCGGAGGTTCGCGGGTCGTTCACAGCCCAGCGATCGGTACCGACAGTCGTCGCAGCGGTCCACTCGGTCACTACATCGATCCACACGACACCGACTCGAACGGCTTCAGGTACGAGGGTATTTCACGGGCGCTGCCGATAGCCCGGGTATGCGCGCAGCAGTCTTCACGGACTACGGCGAACCGCTGGAGGTTCGGGAGGTCGACGACCCGGAACCGGAGCCACACGGTGCGGTCGTCGCGGTGGAGGCCTGCGGGGTCTGTCGCAGCGACTGGCACGCCTGGCAGGGCGACTGGGAGTGGCGCGGCCTCGACCCGGTGCCGGGCCACATCCTCGGCCACGAACCCGCCGGCCACGTCGTCGCCGTCGGCGACGAAGTAGCGGGCGTCTCCGAGGGCGACCACGTCGCCGTCCCGTTCAACCTCGGCGACGGCTCCTGTCACCTCTGTCGGACCGGCCACTCCAACATCTGCGAGAACCGCGAGGCGCTGGGGCTCCAGCCGAGCGCCCCGGGCGCGTTCGCCGAGCAGGTGCCGGTCCCCCACGCCGACCACAACCTCGTCACGCTCCCCGAAGGCGTCTCCTCGGTCGACATGGCCGGGCTGGGCTGTCGGTTCATGACCGCCTTCCACGGGCTGGCCCACCGCGCCGACGTGGGCGCCGGCGACTGGTTCGTCGTCCACGGCTGCGGCGGCGTCGGCCTCTCGGCGGTCCAGATCGCCGACGCCATCGGCGCCAACGTCGTCGGCGTCGACCTGATGGACGAGAAACTCGACTTCGCGGAGGAACAGGGCGCCGTCGAGACCGTCAACGCCGCGGAGGTCGAGGACCCCGCCGCCGAGGTGCGGGCGATCACCGACGGCGGCGCCGACGTGTCGATGGACGCGCTCGGCATCGAGACCACCTGCCGCAACGCCGTCGAGAGCCTCGGCAAGACCGGCCAGCACGTCCAGGTCGGGCTGACGACGAAGGAGGCCGGCGGGACCCTCCCGCTGCCGACCGACGAGATGGTCACCGCCGAGATCGACTTTCTGGGCGCGCTGGGGATGCCGCCCGAGCGCTACGACGAGATCTTCCGGATGGTCGCCACCGGGAAGCTCGATCCGGCCGCGATCATCACCGAGCGCATCGGCCTCGAAGATGTCTCGGGCGTCCTCGACGACATGACCGACTTCGAGACGGTCGGTATCCCCGTCATCGACGAGTTCTGAGAGACTTGTGTGGATCGGGGGAAGCGAACTCTCGTGAGGCGCCCGGCCGCTGTGGGTCAGATTCGGTCGAGCAGTTCCCGCTTTTTCTCTTCGAACTCTTCGTCCGAGAGAACACCCGATTCGTGAAGATCTGTGATATTTTTCAACTGTTCAGTGGGATCCGGTTCCGAGCTTTCGGTCTGTACAACTGTTTTATCTGCTTCTTCGGCCATATCTCGGACGAACCGTAGCGCCGTCCGGAGCTCGTCTTTTCCGACGCCTTGTGCCTGAATGTGATAGGTCGGTCCTTTGGTCTGTAACGACACTCGCTTTGCGACGAGTCCGGTGTCGAGGTCGCACGAGACGATAGAGGAGTAGGGAATGTGGCGCTCGTCGTCCCCGAGGAACTGCGGGATATTGATCACCACTCGTTTGTCCGTTATCGCGGTGAAAATGCCTTTCAACGATGACTTCCGGTCGCGGTCGTTACCCCAGAGTGATTCGCCTGATGTCGACCCTTCGACATCGATTGTC
The window above is part of the Halosimplex rubrum genome. Proteins encoded here:
- a CDS encoding zinc-dependent alcohol dehydrogenase family protein codes for the protein MRAAVFTDYGEPLEVREVDDPEPEPHGAVVAVEACGVCRSDWHAWQGDWEWRGLDPVPGHILGHEPAGHVVAVGDEVAGVSEGDHVAVPFNLGDGSCHLCRTGHSNICENREALGLQPSAPGAFAEQVPVPHADHNLVTLPEGVSSVDMAGLGCRFMTAFHGLAHRADVGAGDWFVVHGCGGVGLSAVQIADAIGANVVGVDLMDEKLDFAEEQGAVETVNAAEVEDPAAEVRAITDGGADVSMDALGIETTCRNAVESLGKTGQHVQVGLTTKEAGGTLPLPTDEMVTAEIDFLGALGMPPERYDEIFRMVATGKLDPAAIITERIGLEDVSGVLDDMTDFETVGIPVIDEF